The following are from one region of the Mesorhizobium shangrilense genome:
- a CDS encoding protamine-2 (modular protein): MDRRLFLTGLIGLAGAATLLKVIQPQNALAGVPSVETGILDELDGPSDTIVEQDTAQPIAEPVRYRHRRHRRGWRHVCHTYWRRGRRYRRCFRRRW; encoded by the coding sequence ATGGATCGGCGATTGTTTCTGACGGGACTGATTGGTTTGGCGGGCGCGGCCACCTTGTTGAAAGTGATCCAGCCCCAAAATGCCTTGGCTGGCGTTCCCAGCGTCGAGACCGGCATTCTCGACGAGCTGGACGGGCCATCTGACACCATTGTCGAGCAAGATACCGCGCAACCCATTGCGGAGCCGGTCAGATACCGGCATCGGAGGCACAGGCGCGGCTGGAGACACGTTTGCCATACCTACTGGCGACGTGGTCGTCGGTACCGCCGGTGCTTCCGCCGCCGCTGGTGA
- a CDS encoding metallophosphoesterase family protein, with protein MAFRFVHTADIHLDSPLRSLALRNRDLAELVGDASRQTFVSIVDLCLAERVDALVIAGDLYDGDQTSMKTARFLAAQMTRLHQAGIRVFKIRGNHDALSRISKQLVFPDTVTIFTGRPQSVLQTAGGLDVMFHGLSFASPKAPDSLLPRYPAAREGAVNVGIMHTSLAGSPGHDVYAPCSVTDLHGHGFDYWALGHIHVRQVHPGASTVVMPGIPQGRDINEAGEKSVTLVTITDDRSVEIEERLTSVAQFERASVDLTGTVEWSDVIGRVRSALEEIRGSVRSRHAVVRLGLTGASPLSWALIRDRDLLLAEAEQAAEQVGDTWVEKLELDLAAPGTETAEGIADPVLELAQSMRADASSEAFRAEARALVQKMIADLPADGRDFAGRDEAGLDLFLDRVLANGADLVTARLKAGGSQ; from the coding sequence ATGGCATTTCGATTCGTACACACGGCCGATATTCACCTAGACTCGCCGCTGCGTTCGCTGGCGCTGCGAAACCGCGACCTTGCCGAGCTCGTCGGTGACGCCAGTCGGCAGACGTTTGTCTCGATCGTGGACCTTTGCCTTGCGGAACGTGTCGATGCGCTGGTCATTGCCGGCGATCTCTACGATGGCGACCAGACCTCGATGAAAACGGCGCGGTTCCTGGCGGCACAGATGACGCGTCTGCACCAGGCCGGTATCAGGGTTTTCAAGATCCGCGGCAATCATGACGCCCTGTCGCGGATATCGAAGCAGCTGGTGTTTCCCGACACGGTGACGATCTTCACTGGCCGTCCACAGTCAGTACTGCAAACGGCCGGCGGACTGGACGTCATGTTCCATGGCTTGAGCTTCGCCAGCCCCAAGGCGCCGGACAGCCTGCTGCCCAGATATCCGGCTGCCCGCGAAGGCGCCGTCAATGTCGGCATCATGCACACCAGCCTCGCCGGATCGCCGGGTCATGATGTCTACGCGCCCTGCAGCGTTACCGACCTGCACGGCCACGGTTTTGACTACTGGGCGCTCGGGCACATCCATGTTCGCCAGGTCCATCCTGGAGCAAGCACGGTGGTGATGCCGGGAATCCCGCAGGGCAGGGACATCAACGAGGCCGGCGAGAAATCCGTCACCTTGGTGACGATAACAGACGACCGCTCCGTCGAGATCGAGGAAAGGCTGACCAGTGTCGCGCAATTCGAGCGGGCGAGTGTCGACCTGACCGGGACGGTGGAATGGTCCGACGTCATCGGGCGCGTCCGCTCCGCGCTCGAGGAAATCCGTGGCTCCGTCAGGTCGCGCCATGCCGTGGTACGCCTCGGACTGACCGGGGCGTCGCCCCTGTCATGGGCGCTGATCCGCGACCGGGACCTGCTGTTGGCGGAAGCAGAGCAGGCCGCGGAACAGGTGGGCGACACATGGGTGGAGAAGCTCGAACTTGACCTTGCTGCGCCCGGGACGGAAACAGCCGAGGGCATCGCGGACCCGGTTCTTGAGCTCGCTCAATCCATGCGCGCCGACGCCAGCTCGGAAGCTTTTCGTGCCGAGGCGAGGGCGCTTGTCCAGAAGATGATCGCGGATCTTCCAGCCGACGGGCGCGACTTTGCCGGAAGGGACGAGGCTGGCCTGGACCTGTTTCTCGACAGGGTGCTTGCCAACGGCGCCGACCTAGTCACGGCCCGCCTCAAGGCAGGCGGCTCGCAATGA
- a CDS encoding ATP-binding protein yields MRLRRLDLIRYGKFTDRTIDFGPKPESGPDLHIVFGLNEAGKSTALSGYLDLLFGIEERSRYNFLHEYGAMRIGGVLEFDGAEHTFTRTKQRNNSLLNATGQPVSEVAITAHLAGLSRDAYATMFSLDDETLEAGGKSILESRGDLGKLLFTASAGLGHASDILSALEAEADGLYRKQAHGTELALLKKRLADLKSHRDQIDTLASTYESLEADRLDAAEKYDRNITERSVLSARLDTIAKYLRARPILADIRRKAAQLAELPDIASPSRTWTGSVAGLIDDDASLRTRLAGNIDEVDRLTTKIASVDVDEVILAISERVRGLAESKVRHVSAGLDLPNRKMEQQILNNAVATCLAALGRSAERDPTALLLPAATVGAVRTMVEQRSGIATSLRVARDEAAAALDALQTARERVGEERAVPEPARARLGAALSKARSSGHASEIKAAREAEDGGLVRWEAALGRLHPWSGDAQALGRISVPGTGQIGAWKTLSAELGRKRAVLSERLAEYEGNQELLAARLGALRASVDVADDEAAAAIRRSRDEAWARHRGVLTGETADDFAAALERDDSAGAGRLASASELAEIRATTRGLAEVAADIARLREQCARVDIDVDAALSDLRAAARGLLGDCQEVSLERLIERIEDLTSGRTDALAAWEEIELARKKAGRAADEGERIRRELSGALESVGIGAEPHDSLETIMAVAELFLDRQRKVDAQHAEALKTVGAREEELATRRRAGEVAERREEEWLAGIAEALKGTWLENGLSAPGVGMVLDQLAELSRSLQERDAMQLRIEKMQADRDSFIVELTAVAAEADEPVDGEEPEQLAIRLAERLERADRTREMKANLVNDLQRLRNAREGLDAEMSAHERRRNDVLDVFGVATLPEVVERDELLRDRDRLRTAIAELEEQVAAELAVDGFEKARSILDALDFDGLAVEKAESEQRLLDLDEAIKQQLIRQTRAADKLDAIGGDSAVARIDAERRTVLLDIEEKAIRYIELKLGIMSAGNALRVYRERHRSGMMARASDAFALMTRGQYSGLTTQPVKGGEVLIALQRDGQSKVADALSKGARFQLYLALRLAGYHEFAQFRPSVPFIADDIMETFDHVRSEEVFRLFGEMANAGQVIYLTHHQHLCEIARTVVPGVAIHELG; encoded by the coding sequence ATGAGGCTGCGGCGCCTTGACCTCATCCGCTATGGAAAGTTCACCGACAGGACGATCGACTTCGGCCCCAAACCGGAGTCCGGACCCGACCTTCACATCGTGTTCGGCCTGAACGAGGCCGGCAAGTCTACAGCGCTTTCCGGCTATCTGGACCTTCTGTTCGGCATCGAGGAACGGAGCCGCTACAATTTCCTGCACGAGTATGGCGCCATGCGCATCGGCGGGGTGCTCGAATTCGACGGAGCGGAGCACACGTTCACGCGCACCAAGCAACGGAATAACTCACTGTTGAACGCGACAGGCCAACCGGTGAGCGAGGTGGCTATTACCGCTCATCTCGCCGGCCTGTCGCGTGACGCCTATGCGACCATGTTCTCGCTGGACGACGAGACGCTGGAAGCAGGCGGCAAGTCGATCCTGGAATCGCGTGGCGACCTGGGCAAGTTGCTGTTCACGGCCAGCGCCGGTCTTGGGCATGCGAGTGATATTTTGAGCGCGCTCGAGGCCGAAGCGGACGGGCTGTATCGCAAGCAGGCGCACGGAACCGAGCTTGCGCTGCTCAAGAAGCGCCTGGCTGACCTCAAGTCGCATCGGGATCAGATCGATACCTTGGCATCGACCTACGAAAGCCTTGAAGCCGACCGCTTGGACGCGGCGGAAAAATACGATCGCAACATCACCGAACGATCGGTGCTGTCGGCACGGCTCGATACCATTGCCAAATACCTTCGTGCGCGCCCGATCCTCGCGGATATCCGGCGCAAGGCAGCCCAGCTGGCGGAACTGCCGGACATCGCTTCACCATCTCGCACCTGGACGGGCAGCGTCGCTGGGCTGATCGACGACGACGCCAGCCTGAGAACGCGGCTGGCCGGCAACATCGACGAGGTCGACCGCCTGACGACGAAAATCGCCTCCGTCGATGTAGACGAAGTGATCCTTGCGATTTCCGAGCGCGTTCGTGGCCTGGCGGAGAGCAAAGTGCGCCATGTCTCGGCTGGCCTCGACTTGCCCAATCGCAAGATGGAGCAGCAAATCCTCAACAACGCCGTGGCGACCTGCCTTGCAGCGCTCGGACGGTCCGCCGAACGAGATCCCACCGCGCTGCTTTTGCCCGCCGCCACTGTTGGCGCTGTCCGCACCATGGTCGAGCAGCGATCCGGGATAGCGACCAGCCTGCGCGTCGCCCGCGACGAGGCCGCGGCGGCGCTTGATGCGCTCCAGACGGCGCGGGAGCGGGTCGGCGAGGAACGGGCCGTGCCCGAGCCCGCCAGGGCGAGGCTGGGTGCGGCCTTGTCGAAGGCGAGGTCGAGCGGGCACGCCAGCGAGATCAAGGCGGCACGCGAGGCGGAAGACGGGGGCCTGGTGCGATGGGAGGCGGCACTCGGCCGCTTGCACCCATGGTCCGGCGACGCGCAGGCGTTAGGCAGGATTTCCGTTCCGGGCACCGGGCAGATCGGCGCCTGGAAGACGCTGTCGGCGGAGCTAGGCAGGAAGAGAGCCGTCCTGTCCGAACGTCTCGCCGAATACGAGGGCAATCAAGAGTTGCTCGCGGCACGTCTCGGCGCGCTTCGCGCCTCGGTCGATGTGGCCGATGATGAAGCGGCGGCCGCGATCCGGCGATCGCGGGATGAGGCCTGGGCACGCCATCGCGGTGTGCTTACCGGCGAAACCGCTGATGATTTCGCCGCGGCGTTGGAGCGCGACGACAGTGCCGGCGCGGGCCGGTTGGCCAGCGCGTCGGAGCTTGCCGAGATCCGGGCGACAACACGCGGCCTCGCTGAAGTCGCAGCCGACATCGCGCGTCTGCGCGAGCAATGTGCACGGGTCGACATCGACGTGGACGCAGCCCTGTCGGACCTGCGCGCAGCGGCAAGGGGTCTGCTCGGAGACTGTCAAGAAGTGTCTCTGGAGCGCCTGATCGAACGCATCGAGGACCTTACTTCTGGCCGCACCGATGCGCTTGCAGCCTGGGAAGAGATCGAGCTTGCCCGCAAGAAGGCCGGGCGGGCGGCCGATGAGGGCGAGCGGATACGACGGGAGCTGAGCGGAGCGCTGGAGAGCGTCGGCATCGGCGCTGAGCCCCACGACAGCCTGGAGACGATCATGGCCGTCGCCGAACTGTTCCTCGACCGGCAGCGCAAGGTGGATGCCCAGCATGCCGAGGCGCTCAAGACAGTGGGCGCTAGGGAGGAAGAGCTGGCCACAAGGCGAAGGGCCGGGGAGGTGGCGGAGCGGCGCGAGGAGGAATGGCTGGCCGGCATTGCCGAGGCGCTCAAGGGCACATGGCTGGAGAACGGGCTTTCCGCGCCTGGCGTCGGCATGGTCCTCGACCAATTGGCCGAGTTGTCCAGAAGCCTGCAGGAGCGGGACGCCATGCAACTGCGCATCGAGAAGATGCAGGCGGACAGGGACAGCTTTATTGTCGAGCTCACCGCCGTTGCCGCCGAAGCGGACGAGCCGGTTGACGGTGAAGAACCCGAACAGTTGGCGATCCGGCTTGCCGAGCGCCTGGAGCGTGCCGATCGTACGCGCGAGATGAAGGCAAACCTCGTCAACGACCTGCAACGCCTGCGGAATGCCCGCGAGGGTCTCGACGCTGAAATGTCGGCCCATGAGCGCCGCAGGAACGACGTCTTGGACGTCTTCGGTGTTGCCACCTTGCCCGAAGTGGTGGAGCGCGACGAGCTGCTGCGCGACAGGGATCGCCTGCGCACCGCGATCGCCGAACTCGAGGAGCAGGTGGCGGCCGAGCTCGCGGTGGACGGTTTCGAAAAGGCGCGCTCGATCCTTGATGCTCTCGATTTCGACGGCCTCGCAGTCGAAAAGGCCGAAAGTGAACAACGGCTGCTCGACCTCGACGAAGCGATAAAGCAACAGCTCATTCGGCAGACGCGCGCGGCCGACAAGTTGGACGCCATTGGCGGCGACAGTGCCGTTGCCCGCATCGACGCCGAAAGGCGCACTGTCCTTCTGGATATCGAGGAAAAGGCCATCCGCTACATCGAGCTTAAACTGGGAATAATGTCCGCCGGCAACGCCCTGCGCGTCTACCGCGAGCGTCACCGCTCCGGGATGATGGCACGGGCATCCGACGCGTTCGCGCTGATGACGCGCGGCCAGTACTCGGGTCTGACCACCCAACCGGTGAAGGGCGGCGAAGTGCTCATCGCATTGCAGCGCGACGGGCAGTCGAAGGTCGCCGACGCGCTGTCAAAGGGCGCTCGCTTCCAGCTCTATTTGGCGTTGAGGCTCGCCGGATACCATGAGTTCGCACAGTTCCGGCCTTCCGTACCGTTTATCGCGGATGACATCATGGAAACCTTCGACCATGTCCGCTCCGAAGAGGTTTTCAGACTGTTTGGAGAGATGGCGAATGCTGGCCAGGTGATCTACCTCACGCATCACCAGCATTTGTGCGAGATCGCCAGGACGGTGGTGCCGGGCGTCGCGATCCACGAGCTTGGATAG
- a CDS encoding substrate-binding protein gives MISRRTVLKSGGAAAAFAMVGAPSILRAADTVKVGLSIPITGLQAILGETLLNCYKLAAAELNAANGIGGRQVELFIEDNQTTTKGSIDKARKLLNEDKVDVIMGTIISPERSATLSVTSKAKKLFFYPTNFEGGECNRYFVATGPIPMQQVDPMMPWVADNLGKTIYIMASDYAWPQKMTEAITAAYEKAGGKIVGADYYPFGTTDFGPAFQKIKSLKPDVVWSMVVGNDAVTQLKQYRSFDIKQPLIAPLDEVFNKDALPPGVAAGTYAPQPYWMALDNPVNKKFISSFREKFGQEKMVNGIGEAGYNGLHIYALAAEKAGSLKDDDVLKALPTIEFDAPQGKIRVDASNNHTLCHSYVGKAAADGIGYEIAKDFGTIAPVTPYCKL, from the coding sequence ATGATAAGCAGGCGAACTGTTTTGAAATCAGGCGGCGCTGCCGCCGCTTTTGCCATGGTCGGCGCGCCGTCAATCCTGCGCGCCGCCGACACCGTCAAGGTCGGCCTGTCGATCCCGATTACCGGACTGCAGGCGATCCTCGGCGAGACGCTGCTCAATTGCTACAAGCTCGCCGCCGCCGAACTGAACGCCGCCAACGGCATTGGCGGGCGCCAGGTCGAACTGTTCATCGAAGACAACCAGACCACGACCAAGGGCTCCATCGACAAGGCGCGCAAGCTGCTGAATGAAGACAAGGTCGACGTGATCATGGGCACGATCATCTCGCCGGAGCGCAGCGCCACCCTGTCGGTGACCTCGAAGGCCAAGAAGCTGTTCTTCTATCCGACCAACTTCGAGGGCGGCGAATGCAACCGCTACTTCGTCGCCACCGGTCCGATCCCGATGCAGCAGGTCGACCCGATGATGCCGTGGGTAGCCGACAACCTCGGCAAGACGATCTACATCATGGCCTCGGACTATGCCTGGCCGCAGAAGATGACCGAGGCAATCACGGCGGCCTATGAGAAGGCCGGCGGCAAGATCGTTGGTGCGGACTACTATCCGTTCGGCACCACGGATTTCGGCCCTGCCTTCCAGAAGATCAAGTCGCTGAAGCCCGATGTCGTCTGGTCGATGGTCGTCGGCAATGACGCCGTCACCCAGCTCAAGCAGTATCGCAGCTTCGACATCAAGCAGCCGCTGATCGCCCCGCTCGACGAGGTCTTCAACAAGGACGCCCTGCCGCCCGGCGTGGCTGCCGGCACCTATGCGCCGCAGCCTTACTGGATGGCGCTCGACAATCCGGTCAACAAGAAGTTCATCTCGAGCTTCCGCGAAAAGTTCGGCCAGGAAAAGATGGTCAACGGCATCGGCGAGGCCGGCTATAACGGGCTGCACATCTACGCGCTGGCCGCCGAGAAGGCTGGATCGCTGAAGGACGACGATGTGCTGAAGGCACTGCCGACCATCGAGTTCGACGCGCCGCAAGGCAAGATCCGCGTCGACGCCTCCAACAACCACACGCTCTGCCATTCCTATGTCGGCAAGGCGGCGGCCGATGGCATTGGCTACGAGATCGCCAAGGATTTCGGCACCATCGCGCCGGTGACGCCTTACTGCAAACTCTAG
- a CDS encoding ABC transporter ATP-binding protein, producing the protein MLRTVSISAGYGLLPVLNGIDLSVAPGEVVGLLGRNGAGKTTLLRVIAGALRASGGAVVLGDKDLTNAPAFRRARAGIAHVPQGRGIFNQLTVRQNLEVGTRAARDRGDGGIPADIFGYFPILREREAQIAGTLSGGQQQMLAIGRALCGLPSVLLLDEPSEGIQPNIVQSIAELVPRIAGERGIAIILVEQNLDLVLKAADRCLVMEKGRIVHEGTPEAFADESLLKDLLAL; encoded by the coding sequence ATGCTGCGGACAGTGTCGATCTCGGCCGGCTATGGCCTGCTCCCGGTGCTGAACGGCATCGACCTCAGTGTCGCGCCCGGTGAAGTCGTGGGCCTGCTCGGCCGCAACGGCGCCGGCAAGACAACGCTGCTGCGTGTCATCGCCGGCGCCCTGAGGGCGAGCGGCGGCGCTGTGGTTCTCGGTGACAAGGATCTGACGAATGCGCCGGCCTTCCGCCGCGCGCGGGCGGGCATCGCGCATGTGCCGCAGGGCCGTGGCATTTTCAACCAGCTCACCGTGCGGCAAAACCTGGAGGTCGGCACCCGCGCCGCCAGGGACCGTGGCGATGGCGGCATCCCCGCCGACATCTTCGGCTATTTCCCGATCCTGCGCGAACGCGAAGCGCAAATCGCCGGCACGCTTTCGGGCGGCCAGCAGCAGATGCTGGCGATCGGCCGCGCGCTGTGCGGTCTGCCATCGGTGCTGCTGCTCGACGAGCCCTCGGAAGGCATCCAGCCGAACATCGTGCAGTCGATCGCCGAACTCGTGCCGCGCATCGCCGGCGAGCGCGGCATCGCGATCATTCTCGTGGAACAGAATCTCGATCTCGTTCTCAAGGCGGCGGACCGCTGCCTGGTGATGGAGAAGGGCAGGATCGTGCATGAAGGCACGCCAGAGGCGTTCGCCGACGAGAGCCTGCTCAAGGACTTGTTGGCTCTATAA
- a CDS encoding ATP-binding cassette domain-containing protein, producing MSDVLLHAENVGIRFGGLQALEALNLTVRDKELCCIIGPNGAGKSTFLNVLTGTLRPTSGSVRFLGRDIAGLPLHRIARLGIARKFQIPSIFPSLSVEDNLKVARWGVPAPVRPLSELLELVALTNRAATLAGELAHGQKQWLEIGMALAIEPRLLLLDEPTAGMTPQETLATAEMLLRLKGEFSIVAVEHDIRFVRALNCETLVLHQGRRLRSGPFHDIETDEMVRDVYLGRR from the coding sequence ATGAGCGACGTCCTGCTCCACGCCGAAAATGTCGGCATCCGCTTTGGCGGGTTGCAGGCGCTGGAGGCGTTGAATCTCACCGTGCGCGACAAGGAGCTTTGCTGCATCATCGGGCCGAACGGTGCCGGCAAGAGCACCTTCCTCAACGTGTTGACCGGCACGCTTCGCCCGACCAGCGGCAGCGTGCGTTTTCTCGGCCGCGACATAGCTGGCCTGCCGCTGCATCGCATTGCCCGGCTCGGCATCGCTCGCAAGTTCCAGATCCCGTCGATCTTCCCCAGCCTCTCGGTGGAAGACAATCTCAAGGTGGCGCGGTGGGGCGTGCCCGCGCCTGTCCGCCCGCTCAGTGAGTTGCTGGAACTCGTCGCGCTCACCAACCGTGCCGCCACGCTGGCCGGCGAACTCGCGCACGGCCAGAAGCAATGGCTGGAAATCGGCATGGCGCTGGCGATCGAGCCAAGGCTACTGCTGCTCGATGAGCCGACGGCCGGCATGACGCCGCAGGAGACGCTGGCGACCGCCGAGATGCTGCTGCGGCTCAAGGGCGAATTCTCGATCGTCGCGGTCGAACACGACATCCGCTTCGTACGCGCGCTGAACTGCGAGACATTGGTGCTGCATCAGGGGCGCCGGCTAAGAAGCGGCCCTTTCCATGACATCGAGACCGACGAGATGGTCCGCGACGTCTATCTGGGGAGGCGCTGA